From the genome of Vicia villosa cultivar HV-30 ecotype Madison, WI linkage group LG2, Vvil1.0, whole genome shotgun sequence, one region includes:
- the LOC131650584 gene encoding receptor-like protein EIX1, with product MVAILWISLLCAESFHMNKCVEIERLALLKFKDAYIHGMDNPFASWKGEDCCKWKGILCDNITGHIISLKIEHAPGLGGKLVSSICELQHLTSLSLDDNQLEGNIPECIGSLAQLIEVNLASNKLVRIPPSLGNLSNLQTLDLAYNYDMIVDWLSSISRIPSLSELISVGCGLHNITPSSLPHLNSSISLKSLDLGENNLNSSILPWVINVSKVLETLVLSYNSLQQSIPYEFGNMFFLQYLDLSHNELQGSLPKSYKSMYQLKELHLNSNKLSGQLSDSIQQLCCANNSLEYLDLSDNPFTSDPLPNLSCVSSLVTLSLQNTNLVGLLPKWLFVHSPFLQNLYLSHNHLRGVDIIDDANLSAIRKLHLSFNQLSGPFPHIISQLPNLEELSISSNKFNDIIDKTHLSNLSKLKFLDVSQNSLSFNLSSDWIPPFKLTNLYASSCQLGLEFPVWLKHQTELTEFDISNTGISDSFPKWFWNLSLTLEYLNVSHNKLNGPMPKSFPNTKVNYDSFYVWDFSFNHLNGSLPPFPELRSLFLSNNMLIGSLSSFCTSSGQYLIYLDLSSNLLTGKLTDCYWEKFPSLTFLNLAKNNLSGKVPTSFGVLRHIESLHLNNNNLSGEIPSLILCHNLKLIDVGDNNLQGTLPMWMGDHLPMLIVIILRANKFHGNIPTNIFQEQAFTIYHH from the exons ATGGTGGCAATTCTATGGATCAGTTTGCTATGTGCTGAAAGTTTTCATATgaataagtgtgtggagatagaGAGATTGGCCCTCCTCAAATTTAAAGATGCTTACATTCATGGAATGGACAACCCATTTGCCTCATGGAAAGGTGAAGATTGTTGCAAATGGAAAGGAATTTTATGTGATAATATAACTGGTCATATAATCAGTTTGAAAATAGAACATGCTCCAGGATTGGGAGGTAAGTTAGTTTCTTCAATATGTGAACTTCAACATCTAACTTCTTTAAGTCTAGATGATAATCAATTAGAAGGAAATATTCCAGAGTGCATTGGTTCACTTGCTCAGTTGATAGAGGTTAATCTTGCTAGTAACAAACTAGTTAGGATTCCTCCTAGTCTTGGGAATCTTTCCAATTTGCAAACTCTTGACCTTGCATATAATTATGATATGA TTGTTGATTGGTTGTCATCAATAAGCAGAATTCCTTCTCTATCTGAACTTATTTCAGTAGGTTGTGGGCTCCATAATATAACTCCTTCATCTCTTCCCCATTTGAATTCTTCCATTTCTCTAAAATCCCTGGATCTTGGGGAAAATAATTTAAACTCTTCTATTCTGCCATGGGTTATTAATGTTAGCAAAGTTCTTGAAACTCTTGTCCTTTCATATAATTCTTTGCAACAAAGTATTCCATATGAGTTTGGAAACATGTTTTTTCTTCAATATCTTGATCTCTCACATAATGAACTCCAAGGAAGTTTACCAAAATCCTATAAGAGTATGTATCAATTGAAAGAGTTGCACTTAAATTCCAACAAATTGTCTGGCCAACTCAGTGACAGCATACAACAATTGTGTTGTGCAAATAATAGTTTAGAGTATTTGGATTTAAGTGATAACCCATTCACAAGTGACCCACTTCCTAATCTTTCATGCGTTTCATCCTTGGTGACATTATCCCTACAAAATACCAATCTCGTCGGTCTATTACCAAAATGGTTGTTTGTTCATTcgccttttcttcaaaatttaTATCTTTCTCATAACCATTTGAGGGGTGTGGATATCATTGATGATGCAAATCTATCGGCCATAAGGAAGCTACATCTGAGTTTTAACCAATTGAGTGGACCATTTCCTCATATAATCAGTCAACTACCTAATCTTGAGGAATTGTCTATCTCTTCAAATAAGTTTAACGATATCATTGATAAAACACATCTATCAAATTTATCTAAGTTGAAATTTTTGGACGTGTCTCAGAACTCACTTTCATTTAACTTGAGTTCGGATTGGATACCACCTTTCAAGCTTACAAATCTCTATGCATCTTCATGCCAATTGGGTCTTGAATTTCCAGTATGGCTCAAACATCAAACAGAACTTACTGAGTTTGACATCTCTAATACTGGTATTTCAGATTCATTTCCTAAATGGTTTTGGAATTTGTCTTTGACATTGGAATACTTGAATGTTTCACATAACAAACTTAATGGACCCATGCCAAAATCATTTCCAAATACAAAAGTAAACTATGATAGTTTTTATGTGTGGGATTTCAGTTTCAACCATTTGAATGGTTCATTGCCTCCTTTTCCAGAACTGCGTTCCTTATTTCTCTCAAATAATATGCTTATAGGGTCTCTATCTTCTTTTTGTACTTCCTCGggtcaatatttaatttatttagactTGTCTAGTAATTTGCTAACAGGAAAACTTACAGATTGTTATTGGGAGAAGTTTCCGTCTTTAACATTTCTAAATTTGGCAAAGAATAATTTATCAGGAAAAGTGCCTACCTCATTTGGTGTCTTACGACATATTGAATCGCTCCATTTAAATAATAACAACTTATCTGGTGAAATTCCATCATTGATCCTTTGTCACAACTTGAAATTAATTGATGTTGGTGATAACAATCTTCAAGGAACATTACCGATGTGGATGGGCGATCATCTTCCTATGTTGATTGTGATAATTTTGCGGGCAAATAAGTTCCACGGAAACATTCCTACAAATAT TTTCCAAGAACAAGCTTTCACTATTTATCATCATTAA